CTTGAGCGGACCGCTGAAGAGCGCGCGCACGCCGCGAAGATTGCCCGGACCCTCTTCACCCATCGTGCCGACGATCAGCAGTCGGCCGTTGAACGGGATCTTGTTCGCGATGATCTGTCGTGTCGTGGCCAGCACGGCAGCCAGGCCGCGGCAGTCGTCGCCGATGCCGGGCGCGGTGAGCTTCGTGCCTTCGCGCTTCACCTTCACGTTCGTGCCTTCGGGAAACACCGTATCCAGGTGACCGCTCAACACCAGCGTCGGTCCCGGGCCCGTGCCCTTGATCTCGCCGATCACATTGCCTTCACGGTCGATGCGAAGCTTCTGCACGCCGAGCGCCGCGAGCTTGTCCTTGAACGCCGCCGCGCGCGCGGCCTCTTTGAATGGCGGCGCCGGAATCTCGCAAAGCGCGGCCTGCTCGGTCAGCGTCCACTCGTTCTCGCTTTGCAGCGCGGCCATAGCCTTGGCGACCGCGGGCTGTTTGGCGAGGCGATCAAGCGCGGCCTCGGTGGGTGTGGCCTTGGCGGCGACCTTGGGCTGCTGCGCGTGGCCAATGGCCGGCGACGTCAGCGAGAGTGTGAAAAACGACAACAGCGCCGGGATCATGGTGCCGGCGCTGCGAGGCGAAACAAGAGGGGACATGACGTCAGGAGCTAATCGTGATCGTACCGGCGGTGGCGTTCGAAGCGACGGTGAATTCGAACAGACCGTTGGTTCGCTGGCCACCGGTCCACGCGCCGCTCGCATTGAACGTGGCGCCATGGTTCGGGCAGCGGAAGCCCGTCCCACTGATCGCCACGGTGGTGCCCTGATGAGGGCAAATCAATGAAAACGCGCGGTACTGCGTCGTGGAGGCGCGAACCACGGCGATCGGGGTTCCGGCTCCGCTGATCACCGCGATCCCGCCCACGGTGCCAAGGGTCGCGTAGTTGGCCAGGGTAACCGTGGCGTTCACGTTGGACGGCCCGGTGGCACTTCCGCCAATGCCGTCGCCGCAGGCGGCCAGCACGGCGGTGATGGCCAGCGCGGAACTCGTGGCCAGAAACTCCCGCCGATTCACGCCGGCGCCTGGGCAATTCGTACAGTCGGACATGACGACTCCGTGTAGAGTAGAGATCTGGCCGCAGTGGCTCAGACTTTCACCAAGGCTGCTGCCCACTTCGCGGGGTCGACGTCGCTTTCGAACGCGACATCGGGATCCACGATGATCTGCGCGCTCTCACGCGAGATCTGCAGGCGGTCCATGTTCCGCGTCGCGCGGCCACTGACAAACGTCCCGTTGGGCAGGTACTTCGACTTGTGGCGCGGGCACTGAAAGCCCGCGTTCTTCGGCATCGTTTTGAGGGCCGTATTCTGGTGCGGGCACGAGAGCGCGAAGGCAAACACCTCGCCGTTGGTGCGGCAGAGGATCACTTCGTTCGCGCTGTCGATCGACACGCCGTCGGCGGCCGGCAGCGCGTAGCGCACACTGCCGCCGGGTGCGCGCGGGGCAAGTGCCGCGATGGCGTTCACCGGCCCCAGCGCCGAGAGGGCCGCGATCGAGGCCGCGCCCGTGAGCGCGGTGCGCAGGAACTCGCGGCGCCCCGAACACCCGGAGCAGGACGAGTCGAAATCAGTCATACGAAAATGATCCGTGGCAAAATGGACAGGAGATCTCAGATATCGGAGAGCACGACGCCAAGGAGGACGACGCAGAACCACGAGACGAGACTGATCGTGGCCGATCGTTTGAGCACGGCCCACGGAAGGTGCGGGCTCGGCCACTGCGTGGTCTTGTCGATCACGACGCCCGCATCGGTCGCCGCGGTGAGCACGCGCGATTCCGTACGTCGCATGTAGGCCCCGTTCGCGATCAACACGGTGAACGCAGCCATCTTAGCCCAGAACACCTTCGAGACCGCGAAGGTCCCGATGTCGGAGGCCGCCAGCGCGATGCCGCTCAGCACCATCATCGCGATCGAACCGATCACGATGGCATGGGTGGTACGCAGATCCTCGGCCGCCGCCTGATATGCCTCACGCGTGCCCGGAGTCGCCAGCAGCACGCGACGATCCGCCGCGATCGCAATGCCGCCGCCGGCAAACAGCGCCAGCACGTGCACCGCAAGAATCGTGGTGGGAATCCACGCGCTGTCGGCATAGAGCTCCGACCAGGGGAGGAGCAGGGTGGTCAGCGTCTCGAGCATCAGGATAACGTGGGCAGAGGGTGGGTCAGTTGCCGATCAGCATGATGAGCCAACTCACGGTCGAGACACCCATCGAGCCGAGCGCCACGTTCCGGTGCTTGCGGCGTGCGTCCAAGTCTTGTTCGGCGTCGTCGGCGAGCTTCGTCCCGGCATAGGCAAATCCGCCGCTGGCGGCGGTGAAGAGCACGCTATGGATAATGCGACGGGTGCGGCCGTTGGGATCCTTTCTGCCTTCCCAGAGGTTCCATCCTCCGGTGACCGTATTGGCGCCGAACAGGATAGCGCTTCCCGTGGCGGCTGGCGCGTGCATGTTGCGCGCCCACGACGGGGCGTCCGTACCTTTCTCCAGCAGCTGGTCGCCGGAAAAGTACGACGCCGCAAACAACGGAATCATTCCCCAACTCAGAATTTTGTGGATCCGCAGTCGCGTCGCGTAGCCATCGCTGTACGCGACCGCCTTCCGGCGCACGCGTGGCACGGTATCCGCAGAAGCCATGGTCAGGCCGACCGGCTGCATCACGACGGCCGCACGTGGCTGGTGCAGGGAATCCGACGGAAGCGGTAGAGCAAGCGGTCCTGGCGTCACGGCGGTCTGCCATGCCATGAGAAAGCCAACCGCGACGTCGGTGATCGGGATCATGCAGGCGCTCCAATGGATGACGGGATACCCTCGTGCTTCGAATCTATCCCGGCGTGATGAACGGTTGATGAACTGTGAACACCCGGGATAGCACGTTCCCCATTTCCTTCACGCCGTTTGGTGCGACATCACACCAGACGATCCGCGGGGATGAGCCGCGAGGCAGGGAGAAGGCCTCGGATTACATTCTGTAGACGCATGCGCCGCCCTAAAGTATTCCCGACCTCCTCGCTTTCCTTCGTAATTCTCGCTCTCGCCGCGGCCGTCTGGCCGCTGCGGGCGAGCGCGCAGCGCATGACCCGATGTGACGCCACGCAGCGCGTACGCTCCGTGAAGTTTGCGGGCAGCCCGCGCTTCGACGCGATCACGCTCGCAGCCAGCATCGTCACACACGAGCCAGGGCTCAAGACACGCTGGTTCCGGATCGGTGATGCGCCGTGCCTCGACTCGCTCGAGCTCCGTCGCGACGCGCTGCGGCTGGCGGTCATGCACCGTCAGGTTGGCTGGTTTCAGGCGTCGGTCATCCCCACGATCGATCGTCGCCCCGATGGCGTGCGACTGCTGTTCGCGATCAACCCGGGGCCTGAAGCCGTTCTCGACACCGTGCTGATCCAGGGACTGCCGGAGCCAGACGCCGGGAGGCGCGGCTTCGACACCCCATTGCGTGCGCTGGAGAACAAGCGTTTCGACCGCACTCGCGTCGACACCACCATCGATCGTGTGCTCGCGCGGCTTCAAGACGCGGGCTACGCGCGCGCCGCACGCCC
This region of Gemmatimonas groenlandica genomic DNA includes:
- a CDS encoding Rieske (2Fe-2S) protein; this encodes MSDCTNCPGAGVNRREFLATSSALAITAVLAACGDGIGGSATGPSNVNATVTLANYATLGTVGGIAVISGAGTPIAVVRASTTQYRAFSLICPHQGTTVAISGTGFRCPNHGATFNASGAWTGGQRTNGLFEFTVASNATAGTITISS
- a CDS encoding ubiquinol-cytochrome c reductase iron-sulfur subunit, which gives rise to MTDFDSSCSGCSGRREFLRTALTGAASIAALSALGPVNAIAALAPRAPGGSVRYALPAADGVSIDSANEVILCRTNGEVFAFALSCPHQNTALKTMPKNAGFQCPRHKSKYLPNGTFVSGRATRNMDRLQISRESAQIIVDPDVAFESDVDPAKWAAALVKV